The window ACCAAAAGCGCTGCCCCTTGTTTTTTCGCCTCTTCCACTATCACCGGGCCCTTGTCCTTCCCCTGCACCACCACTGTCTCGATCTTCACCTATGGATATGAGCACATTTAGTCGAAGTATTGAATCTTTCGAGCATCCATGTTATGTAGATTGGAAAATACGTATTGGTCTGGCCATGCTTGAGACAGGGAGTTTGAAGCATTACAGTGAAGTGTCTTATGGTGGAAAATGGTTTTCCAGAGCGGAAAACACGACCTTTGGACCGGTGACGAGTCATGAAATATGGAGCTGCGTACATCCTCAAATCGAGCTTACCTCAGGTCTCTTTAGTTGGCAAGTACGCTTGAGACTCTGAACCAGCTGAAAAGCTCTTGGGGCTGTCTCCTTGCTACATTCATCAAATGTCGCTGCAACATATTTTGAACCCCACCAAGTGAGTTTAGTATTAAAACAACCGTGATTCATGTTCCTCCACGACGAGGAATGGAGAATTCGGATATAGGAGGGACCCGAACAAAACCAACCTGGTTGTGTTGGTTTGATCACATGGAGCAGAACAACCGTGTCCTGGCTCTGGATTGTATGAGACAGAGCCCACTGGATTGCTCCCTTGGCCTCGACGCTCGAATCAACCACGATCATAACCTTCCTCCCGATAGCTTTCGCCGCCTCGTTCGGTTTCTCCTCAACACAAGCCCCCGGCCCCGAGTCCTTAACCTCCTGGTTGACATTGCCGAAACCAGCCTCGGGCTTGGCCTGTATAGGAGGCGAGCGGACCCGAACATGAGGCCTGATCCTGTTAAGGCAGAACCCCGGCAACCTCGTCCCCATCCTGACCATCTTTCGCTACCCAGTTTTCGAACCTGAAACCGTGACAGACCCACTGATGAGAAAGAAGTGGGAATGAGGAAGAGCAGGAACAGTTGGGGTCGGGTCTCTGATGAGGAACTCCTGACGAAACATCTATATGTTggctttcctttttcctttttgttttggtttttttcttctaatatcggctcttttttaaaaaattataatcattCAGTGAGTTTCTTTTTTCACTCTTTAGTTATTTTTTTGATTATAGGATAGGTCTATGAatttagtacaatgaaatgaaaatcttaataactaatataaaTGGACATAAATAGTTTTACAATAAAAATCGAATCTAAAAACTCTTAATTCATATGAGAACGTGTGCCACTgtactatattttttttatgcatcGCTTTTTAATTCCACAACTAGGAGAATGTGTGCGTATTTGTGGGTGTGGGGGCTATTCTTGAACGTGCCTGTCATGAATCTGTAGGGCCATTGTCTCAAATTAGAGCTATTGGTAGTTTATATTAAAGTGGCTTTTTTCCCCCTGTGATAATTGAAACtgtcctcttttttttttgctcatttACTGTTCATCGGACCCCAAGAAAAAGCTATTTGAGCTTCTATATGTCCCTTGTTGTTCACCTTTATTAATCTTTTGACCACTTGGGAGGTCCATATGTTGCAAACGAGAGAGCATTATATCAAGAAACAGGGAAAGAATTGAATCATCTCTCACTAACGACCCGAAAATCACGTTGAAAATCACATCAGCATGAAGTTCGTGGTAATACTTACAGGGTCCAACGACCTCGAGATTGCTAATTTCGAGTAAGATATCTCTCATgactctcttttcttttttttcactgTTGCGCATACTAAAAAAGGGATCGAGCAGCACCGACCTGTAACATGGTAACATCATTTCTTTTTCACTTGTTTCATGGAAAAGACGGGTCAAAACCCAAATACAAAGTAAAAAGATTAAGAAATACATTGATATTCCAATAATATCGTCAAACAAAAGCGCTTCTAAATCAATCGTTGATATATATGAGTTCTCCGTGGTATATCCCGAGAATACAGTTCTCCTAAACCATCATTAATCTTTCTAGGTAGTTCTCTTAAAGGACTGTTCGCTCAACCTCAAGAAGGAATTTGCCAAACGACGCTaataattaacaaatattTACTCGATACGTTGTGTATTTTGTGAACTTGTGATAGCTCAACAATAAAGCTAAAGGCATAAATGCAAAGGGATATACCTTATCAATCATGAAAGTGATCAATCAACAACGCTTGCATTAGAAGGAAGTAGATCAGTAAAATGctgagaaattaaaaaaagaaaagggttaTTATCAGtacagaaaagagaaaagaagaaaaagagatgacattatttttctttcttacgTTTATTATTAGGTATCATAATAATCCCCACATGAGGCTAAATTAAGAACCGCAATTATACTTTGTTCCATTAAACTAAGGGTTGTGATCATGATGATGTTTACTGTGCCGACACGACattctaaataattaataatctcGTCGATGTCATATGATTCTCTAGCTAGATTAATTGGGATTGACCGATCTGATCATCTCCGGAAGATCTAAATATAGATGTCTTGAAACCATTGGATTaattatacaaaataatatGCGCTTCGAAATCCCGACTATGATCGGGGTTTGAACATCAATCGggcaactttttttttttttgggtacgAATTAATCGGTTAAGTTCGATCTGGCAACAATGAGATCTTGAAAAGCCTACATACAACTGTCATAGTGTGTGTGCGTGCGTGCGTATACATATAAAGTTGAATGTATTATTCTATGATTTCGTTAATGATTCTGTTTGGTTTTTTATGGCAAAGTAGTGG of the Punica granatum isolate Tunisia-2019 chromosome 6, ASM765513v2, whole genome shotgun sequence genome contains:
- the LOC116210440 gene encoding uncharacterized protein LOC116210440; the encoded protein is MVRMGTRLPGFCLNRIRPHVRVRSPPIQAKPEAGFGNVNQEVKDSGPGACVEEKPNEAAKAIGRKVMIVVDSSVEAKGAIQWALSHTIQSQDTVVLLHVIKPTQPATFDECSKETAPRAFQLVQSLKRTCQLKRPEVKIETVVVQGKDKGPVIVEEAKKQGAALLVLGQKKRSMTWRLLMMWAGGSRTTATGSSGCGMVEYCIQNAGCMAVAVRRKSKKLGGYLITTKRQKDFWLLA